TAATCATAAATCCATTCGGGCTCGGCCTGCGTTTCTCCGGAAGGCGTGGCCTTGATGTCGGAGTACTTGGACGTGCGGAGGAAACCGCAGCCCGAAGCCGTGCTTTCCACTTTCGGGCGCGGGTCGCCGTGGGAAACGGAAAAGCAGCTCGCCTTCACCCGGGCGTCTTTCAGGTCCTGGTCGATGGCGGGCTCGATGTCTTCGGTGGCCGATTCCTGCGGATTGACCGGCGCATCCGGCGTCTCGACCGGGCGGGCGGACGGCTTGTCGTTCTCGATGATCTGCTCGCCTTCGTGGCCGTCCTGCTCGACCCAGCGGCCGACTTCCATGCCGCCTTCTTTGATAACAAAGGTGGTGCCCAGGGAAAGAAACGCGGCGAGCACGCATAGGATTTTAAGGGACGTTTTCATGGGGCACCTTAAGATATCGGCGCGGTTTGCAAACGCTGAAGATGGGCCTGCTCTTTTAGCCTTTTTCCGGCTCTAGCGTGCCGACGACGGAGCCGAAGGGCGCCTTGAAGACGATGCGTAGGGGTTTCCTCGCGGCATCGAGCGTCAGGTAAAACGAGGCGCGTCCCCGCTTTTCCTCTCCTCCCACGCGCGTGACAGGGTCCACGCGCAGGACCTCCACTTTTTTGCCCTGCCACTTGATCGTCTCGACGCCCACAGTGTCCAGTTCGAGTTCCCATTCCTTCCGGTCCGCGATCAGGACGGTGCGCGCGGGCCGGTCCGGCGCGAGCTCCTGGCGGCGGGCCCAGAACGCGGCGCTGATCACGTCATGGGCTGCGGCGGGAATATCGAACTCCTGCGTTTCGCCGCTCTTCAGCGATTCGAAGCGGCCTTTGCGCCGCGGCGCATCAAAGGTCATCTTCTCGTGCGTGTTGAGGATGAGCTCGTCGATTTTTTTCTCGAATTGCAGCGATTCCAGGGTCACGGCGTCGATCCAGCTCTCGGCCTCGTCGTGCATGGGAAAAATCTTACGCAGGATGCGGTTGGTTTCGATGAACCCGACGGCGTGATAGACCTCCCTGCCGTCCAGCGTCGTCTTTTCTTCGACCCTTAATTCGCCGGTGCCGACAGGAATCCCAAGCCAGGTGATTTTATAGTGGAGCTTTTCGCCGAGAGGCAGAGCGGGAGCGGGGTCCTCCGCGCGAGTCGCTCGCGCGGCAAAGAGCCCGCAGGCCGCGGCCAGTAAAACGCAGATCCATCTTCGATGCATGAAACTCCATGAGGGAGGACCCGTCTAGATTAAACATTTTCGGCGTTTACGGCAATCCCGAGTTTACGAGGGCCGCTCTTCGGGCGTGATCACTAAGGAACGCTTGTCCGCGCCGCGCAGGACCGTCAGCTCCGCGGCCTGTCCCGCGGGCCGCTCGATCAAGAACTTGTGGAGATCATCGAGTCCCGCGGTTTTCCGGCCGTCGAACTCCAGGAGGATGTCTCCCGGCAAAAGGCCCGCCGTTTCCGCGGCACTCCCCTTCTCCACGCTGATCACCAGGATACCGGTCACGGCCTCGAGGTGATAAAAGCGCACCACGCGGCGCAGGAGCGGCACATTCTGTCCCGCAATGCCGAGATAACCGCGGCGGATGAATCCGTTTTTGATCAGCAGCCCGGCCACGAATTTCGCGGTATTGATCGCGATGGCGAAGCTGATGCCGCGCGCGGGCTGGATGATGGCCGTGTTCACGCCCACGACTTCCCCGCGTGCGTTGACGAGCGGCCCGCCGGAATTGCCGGGGTTGAGCGCCGCGTCCGTCTGGATCACATTGTCGATCAGCCTTCCGGTCTGGGCGCGGAAGGAACGCCCCAGCGCGCTGACGACACCGGCCGTCACTGTATATTGAAAGCCAAAGGGATTTCCCATGGCAGTGACCAGCTGGCCGGGGCGCAGCTTTTCCGAGTCCCCCAGCGCCGCGGCCGCAAGACGAGGCGCCGAGATGCGGATGACCGCGAGGTCCGTGTCCGGGTCGTCGCCCACGAGCTGCGCCGAGAAAACCTGCCCGTCCGAAAAAGTGACGTCGATCGTGTCCGCGCCGCTCACCACATGGCTGTTGGTCAGAATATAGCCGTCCGGCGTGAAGACAAAGCCCGAACCGCTGCCGCCGGATTGGCGCGGCAGGCGCGCGTTCGCGGGACCGGGATGGGTTTTCACGACGTCGATGTTGACGACCGACGGATTGATTTTCTCCGCCGCGCCGATCACGGCCGCGGAATAAGCATCCAAAAGTTCAGCCTCGGGGAGTATCTCTTGCGGCGGCAAAGGATTTTCCGGCGCGCCTTCCGGATTCGTGATCCTGCGGAAAAATGCTTTCATGGTCCACCTCGCGTTTGGAAAGAAAAAAACTTCAAGACGCGTGCCACGAATCCGGAGGGCATCATGACGAAGAAATAAGCTGGTGCGGGAAAGAGTTACGGAGAAGCGGGGGCCGGCCGGCCTGACTTTCTAAAACCTCTTGCTGCGCTGCTGCGGCGCAGCTGTATCGTTAAGACCCGCGGATGAGGAAGTCATCGATTACGAATTCCGCGGTGGCGCCGGACGCATTTTCAAATCCGACATCCGTTACCGCCGTGAGATCCGTGTCCGCCAGGCCGAGCGCCTGGAACGGCACATGATATTCCTTCCAGGTCCCG
This Verrucomicrobiia bacterium DNA region includes the following protein-coding sequences:
- a CDS encoding DUF3108 domain-containing protein translates to MHRRWICVLLAAACGLFAARATRAEDPAPALPLGEKLHYKITWLGIPVGTGELRVEEKTTLDGREVYHAVGFIETNRILRKIFPMHDEAESWIDAVTLESLQFEKKIDELILNTHEKMTFDAPRRKGRFESLKSGETQEFDIPAAAHDVISAAFWARRQELAPDRPARTVLIADRKEWELELDTVGVETIKWQGKKVEVLRVDPVTRVGGEEKRGRASFYLTLDAARKPLRIVFKAPFGSVVGTLEPEKG
- a CDS encoding trypsin-like peptidase domain-containing protein; translation: MKAFFRRITNPEGAPENPLPPQEILPEAELLDAYSAAVIGAAEKINPSVVNIDVVKTHPGPANARLPRQSGGSGSGFVFTPDGYILTNSHVVSGADTIDVTFSDGQVFSAQLVGDDPDTDLAVIRISAPRLAAAALGDSEKLRPGQLVTAMGNPFGFQYTVTAGVVSALGRSFRAQTGRLIDNVIQTDAALNPGNSGGPLVNARGEVVGVNTAIIQPARGISFAIAINTAKFVAGLLIKNGFIRRGYLGIAGQNVPLLRRVVRFYHLEAVTGILVISVEKGSAAETAGLLPGDILLEFDGRKTAGLDDLHKFLIERPAGQAAELTVLRGADKRSLVITPEERPS